The Raphanus sativus cultivar WK10039 chromosome 2, ASM80110v3, whole genome shotgun sequence DNA segment aacggtctcaccgtcgcctccattggtcgcaccaccgctgcatgtctcatatgcgccggcttcgcgatccttgactgcgtggtcctggtcctccgaaccctccgaatccaggacaagggtgcacacagatttcagaccagcgagaatcgagtcgaagttgcgAGTCTCCGTCTCCTCGAGACTCTGAATCTTCTGTTGAAGACGACGGACTTTCGAGGACATatgttcttctctttcttcacattaagcaacgaactcacggtcttcccgacgtcacgatcgccaatcaaaggtgatgtggatttccgcaatggaatactcttagccaaaaattttgattttcaactcataatcttccgcccgcaagatcgtctccgcgtcttacaggttggggggctaactgttggggtcaaaaacggttatctcgaaatcaacggctaaaaatatttatcgtgcgcggactttctataaaacaagcgtcgaaagcaaaacaagtcgtatagcttaaaaaacctatgttaaagtcgatcgttcttgttttacacgataaactttacgagaagaccaactcagatttagtcgtaaaacttcgatgatacaatcaagaagaaccgaaagacattaggtccgtagctgatatgacacgaccatacgaaagtatacggaagaaacgagaagtaatctaagtttggacaggccgaacgacaaggaatccgccttgaaacttcaaagagtccgttctctcaaaccgtgaggacccagaaaatgagcaagatatcaaatcgaagccctcgccgagacgcaGGTCCCGGGCGGTAGCCCTAGTGCTGGCTCTGGCTgccaggcggctagcccccgtgctggtcctggccgctgggaaacttcaaagagcccgttctctcaaaccgtgaggacccagaaaacaagcaagatatcaaatcgaagccctcgccgagatgCAGGTGCCGGGTGGCTTGCCCCCGTGCTGGttctggccgccgggcggctagcccccgtgctggccgtggccgccggcggctagcgcccgtgctggccgtggccgccaagcggctagcgcccgtgctggccgtggccgccgggcggctagcccccgtgctggccgtggccgccggcggctagcgcccgtgctggccgtggccgccgggcggcaagcccccgtgctggccgtggccgccggcggctagcgcccgtgctggccatggccgccgggcggctagccccgtgctggctcgggtcgtcgggcgacaagcttccgtgcataagttctaggccccggccgtcagaagtctgtactttgcgtctttcccaagttttcgcggaacgaatcgttgagattccgcgtacaaatctcccgttcttactccaaacaaagatcgtcggaaacacttcggaaactcgtaagatatcaacgggaaggaagatcttaaattcttcgtgcgaaacagtgatggttatcttaagacaccactcatatcaactctacgaaggattgaagatcttccgaagaaatcgtagaaaacaacagaagtcctagagacggcccgaaagggaccaaacgcgatcggacagtccgcttacgattatctgagatagatacgacgatttacgtttatctttacataacaaaataaatgctaaatttcccgaaggataaatgtcaagtttcccgaagataaatgtcaagtttcccgataaacatgaaggccgacgaaaatggaaaaagcccgcttcgcggtccaaaaggagaatagaccgtcataaggaggagtatataaagcagCTTGAGGAGAGAAGCAAAGGGGGCAGAGgagcaaaaatcctagagggaaagcaaatccgagattggagacctagggAGCTCCTGTTAgcttaagaacttagaatttaggcggtagactagcagaggcaggacctagaacatccggccgcctctcgttctatttttatcttgtccgcagactcatgtctccctcggaaggatctaacaatccttttacttagagttccgcacatagaaaccctaggcattattctcgacatgcccgtttctatgactaacgctcgtactagacgaactccgccaggcagttcgatctcttgttcaaacccttccaactgaactacgtccgacttgatcctcgaaaggggtacgtaggcagccttccttaaggtccagtctcaaatctttataaaaccttccgcatttatttgatcacttgtcgttggttgtcgcagagaatccggaccttcagggaaaattaggtttacttagctttcgtctgatttacttaataaaaatcgacagtgcgaatttcggttcccacaactATCTCTGTTGCTAGTAACAAGTTCTCCACAAGTAGTCTATCCTTGATGAATGCAGACTGATTGTAAGATATGCATTTGGGCAGAGTACTCTTCAACCGATTTGCAATGATCTTTGAGATAACTTTATAAAGAACATTGCAACAAGAGATTGGCCTATAATCTTTcatttcctgagctttgtctttCTTCGGTATCAGCGCAAGAATTGTTGCATTAAGTCCCTTAGGAAGAAAGCCTTTACAGAAGAAAGATTGGACTGCAGTAGTAAAATCCTTTCCGATTACACCCTAAGCTGATTTAAAGAATTCACTTGTATATCCATCTGGGCCTGGGGATTTGTTACTTGGCATTCTGAAAACAACTTCTCTTATCTCCTCCTCTGTGACCGGTCTAATCAAAATTGCTCTTTCATCATCACTACAGCGAAAAGAGATAATGTTCTGAAGATCCTCAACAGATTTTCCTTCAATATCCACTGGTTCATGAGTAAGAAATTCAGTAAAAAATCTTTCAGCTTCTTGTTTTATATCTTCTTGCTTAGTAGCAACTCTTCCATCATGGCATTTAATCTCTCGATTGGCATTTCTAGTCTCTCTTATTTTTGCAGCAGTATGAAAAGCTTTGTTGTTTTTGTCTCCAACTTGCAGCCAATGTAATTTTGATCTTTGCTTTAGAACCTTTTCTTCAATATCTGAGATTCTTTGCCATCTTACTGCTGCTTCATGCTCAGCACGAACATTTTCTTGAGAAGGAGCTGCCATTACCCTTTCTTGTTTCTCGCAGAGATCATGAAAAGCTTCTTTCACCTTCGTTGTAAGAATTCCCAACTTGTTTTTACTCAGAGATCTAATATGAGGCTTCAgaccttttaaatattttgaaaacctGAAGAGAGCCGAGGTTGACTGAAATAAAGGCTGAGTATCCTTCCAATAATTCTCAATTATCTCCTTGAATTCAGGAGTTTCTGCAATCACATTTGTGAACTTAaatggttttctttttctttcaatttCTTCCCCCAAATGAAATCTTCCCCGAAGATGATCAGAAATCCCACCAGCTTCAAAGACTCCATATGCTTGAGTACGCTTATGCAACCAAGTTTCATTCACCAAAAAACGATCAAGCTTCTTATTTATGTTACCTTCATCTCTCTTATTACACCAAGTAAACTTTGGACCTTGAAAACCCATGTCCAAAAGTCTGCAATGCTGAACTACATTCTCAAAATCTCTCATACCCGAAGTCATTAAATCAGAATCTTGGTAGTTTGAATGTTCTTCTCCCGCCAAAATCTCATTAAAGTCTCCCATTATGATCCATTCCTTGTTTCTAAACATCCTTGAATCATGATGATCCTTGATGTCTCTCCATAATTCTTTCCTTTTTCTGCAGAATTATCAGCATAGACAAATGAGCAAaaaaattcttcttcttctccttccagTAACACAGAAACTGTAATGATCTGATCTGATTTAAACACTGGAGTCATTCTAACTTGAGGACTCCAAAGCACCCAGATTCTCCCTTTTCTATTGAATTCATAGTTGCTCATTGCTGACCATCCTTGAAAAACTGCAGATATTATTTGAACTGATTTATTCTCTTTAACTCTTGTCTCCAACAGACCTCCAAACTGTAAACCTTTTTCTTGAATCCATTTATTTACAACTCGATGTTTTGATTGTTTATTAAACCCACGAACATTCCAAAAGAAACCTGTCATTGGAAAGATTTTTTGTTTCGGTTCCCCTTATTTCCATCCGGCTTTGAAATCACTCGATGCATCATTTTTGCTTTCCTTTGCAAAGACGGTCTAATCTTTGAAGCACTAGCTAAATCAGGCCAGTTCTCTTGTGTATTCTGTATCCCCGCAACACCCTGATTCTGATTCTCAGCTGCTATATTTACTTCTGTTTGTTCTTTTGTTCCATTCATCTCCATGTTACCATCGTTTATTTCTAACTCTTCTTTGTCCTccttatctttttcttttgtttttcccACTTCCTCTTCAATTATCTCTTCAGTAACATTCAGAATTTCCTCAAACTCAACATCAGTAACCATCTCCCCTTTTTCATTAACTTCCAAAGGAGAAAACCTCGATGGAGTTAATATCTGAACTTGACCAAATTTTAGAATAGCGTTTCTACTAGCCTTTTCTGGTGTAACATCTTGCCATTCCTCTACCATTTCTCCTTCTTCAGTTTCTGTCCTTTTCTTTCCTGAGAGATTTTCTCTAGGTACTTCTAcgttctcttcatcttctttgttttctgaTCTTTCTGAGTGATTTTCTTTAGGAGTTTCTCCAATCCCTTCCTCATCGTTGTTATTCTTCGAACTTCCATCATTTATACTCTGATCAATAATCTTCTTCAAGCTtccatcatttttattttggCTAACAACTTCTTCCAAATCTTTCTTATTCATAGCGCAGCCTTTCTCCATGTGTCCCCATTTTCCACAAATTTTGCATCGTTGTGGCAACCAAGGGTATATGAATTCCACCAGAGATGATTTGCCATGCTTTGTGAAGTTTATTTTGTCTGGCAGCTCCTTTGATAAATCAACGTTCACAAAAATCTTTTCCAACTTGAAATTAGAGCAAGAGGCTGTCTCTGGATGCAATCTAACCGGAAAGCCAGCTGCACTCACAATGAAACTTAGTCCTTGCCACGAGAACATGTTCATTGGGACGTTCTTGAGATAGACCCACATTGGAATTGATTTTATCTCAGGCTTCTCCTTCAGCTCATCTGGTGTCCACTTCGTCACCACCAACGGTACATTTCCTATGTTCCACATGCCCCCCTTTAAGATTCGAGCTCTCATAGCTGGGTTTTGAACTTTGAATTTCATGGTGGTTTCATCCACTATGTGAACATCAATCTGCTTCTTTGGCTCTCCTTGGTTCCATATCCTGTTAACAATAGAATGGACTCTAGCAACATGTGGAGCAGTGTCAAGAAATTTCCCAATCAGATAGTCTTCCCAAAGAAGATCTACCTTCTCAATCACCTCATCTGGGATTTCTACAGCTTTCCCATCCTCCGATTCGACTATCTTCAGATCATATTTCTTCAGAACCTTCCTTTCTTGAGCTATCTTAACCCATGAACTTCCTCCGTCACCAGATCCCCCCAAATCATTTGCCTTATGCTTCGATAGATCATCCATTTCCAAATCCTCCTTCCTAGATACTTCCAAAACCTCTTTCTGAATCTGTTCACCATCCAATAGGTTCGCTCTCATCCCTGAATCATTCTGCGTCTTTCTGTTGCTCGTAGACCTCGTCGGAGACCTTTGAAGGCCCGGCGGAGACGTCGTATCCATGCCATAACCGTCAATCGCCAAATCGCCTTTTTTGTCACCCTTAGCAAAACGGTGCGTTTCAAGTAGCAATAAACATGTCTTTTGTTTGCTTTTTCAGAGATCGAGAGGTGCAATATCCTGAGTGGATAGCTAACGTGGTGGTCGttaggaagaagaatgggaaaTGGAGAGTCTATATCGACTTCACGGACCTCAACAAATCCTGTCCTAAAGACCCCTTCCCcttgcctcacatcgacaagctgGTCGACGCAACTGCTGCTCatcagctgatgagtttcatggatgcattctccggatataaccagatcctaatgcatcctgaCGACCAAGAGAAGACCTCGTTTATGACCTCAACGGGCATATACTGTTACAAGGTCATgcctttcggattgaagaacGCAGGTTCAACCTATCAaaggcttgtcaacatgatgttcgccgaccaGATAGAAcagaccatggaggtctatagtGATGATATGCTGGTGAAATCCCTAGACGCTGAAGACCATATCTCACACCTTCAACAAGCattcaccactctcaggaggtacaacatgaagctGAACTCTTCAAAGTGCTCATTCAGAGTAAGCTCTGGGAAGTTCCTGAGGTATATAGTAACCCACAGGggcatcaaagaaaacccagaGAAGGTAAGAGCAATCCAAGTGATACCTTCCCCTCGTAACGTTAAGGAGGTTCAAAGGCTGACATGAAGGATGGCCGCCCTGAGTAGGTTCATCTCTAGATTAACTGACAAGTCGCATGCTTTCTTcgaaaccttgaaggaccccaaggacttccaatggactGATAAATGTGAGCAAAccctatccgatctcaaggactatctcactactccacctctcctctcaaagCCCTTGGAAGGGGAAGTCCTACTGCTCTATCTGGCAGTATCAGAGCATGCAGTCAGTGCTGTCCTGGTAAGGGAGGAAGGAAGGAAACAGCATTGTATCTACTACGTTAGCAAATCGCTGctagacgcggagacccgctataATCACCTTGAAAAGCTAGCCCTCGCCTTAGTTAATGCGGCCCGAAAGCTACGCCACTACTTCAaggctcatcaaatcgtggTGGTCACTTCTTTCCCCATCAAAGCAGTCCTTCACAAGCCAgaagtgtctggacgactagcaaaatgggccatagagctggGAGAGTACGATGTTATCTTCCGACCTGCAACGGCTATCAAATCGCAAGTCCTGGCAGATTTCGTAGCCGAATTCTCTCCTGTTATGCTTCCAGCCctggaacaagaggtaaagcttcgtGATAGCGAAGGGGAGAAAGGCGAATGGACGCTGTACGTTGATTGGTCTAGTAACATAAGGGGCGCATGTGGTCGAATCTTGGTACTCAGAGCTAGAAGGGTTGGGTACTACtggccaaccatggcgagggactccctcaaacaagctaaactctgtagccaatgccagaaTCACGCGCCAGTCTCCAAtcttccaccagagaacctcaaatctcTAACCTCTCCTTGGCCCTTCTGaaagtggggcatggacatcgtagggAAATTTCCCATGGCACCGGGGCAAAAGATCTTCCTCCTAGTCGTGACCGATTACTTCACAAAGTGGGTGGAAGCTTACTTCACAAAGTGGgtggaagctgaagcactagccaagataacggatctccagattaggaaattcctatggacccacgtgatcacacgcttcggaACCCCTCATGAGATcgtcacagacaacggaccccagttcacGAGCTACAACTTCCGAAAGTTCTTTAAGGACTGGAATACCAAACTCTCCTATTCAGCACCACGACATCCCCAATCAAACGGTCAAGCCGAGTCCACTAACAAGACGGTGGTGAATATGCTCAAGAAGTGCCTAGAAGACGCccatgggcgatgggcagaagagctgCACAGAGTACTCTGGGTCTATCGGACCACTCCGAAGACGGCCACCCAGGAGACTTCCTTCTCACTTGTTTATTGTGCTGAAGCGGTAATACCCACGGAGGTGCACATAAGgaccacggtctctgaattcctcTCTGAGGAGGAGaacaacgagctaatgtccctgagtctagacctactcgatgAAAAGAGAGAGGCGGCCCGCCTTATAAACGTatcctaccagttgaaagtagccAAGAGCTATAACAAGAAGGTCAGATACAGCACCTTCTAGAAAGGGgactgggtcctaaggcgagtctgtgaccacacaagggacaaatcagccggaaaactcgctcctggatgggagggtccctataaggtaatagatgtgcaaggggcaggagcctataagctggaagacagcgacggtaaggtccaacccaactgctggaacgccttgcacttcaaattctatcacttctaaagtaaggtccccggatcaggctttatatactagtactattattatgatatatttaagtacactggtttcctactcctatgtatgcgataacgtctccggactaagcttataaaatacattattatttaCGGCTAAAGAGGTaataggaactccaatgtacttaaaggggcatactagctaggtcaggccctaagggaccttagatcttagcaaaccctatatactagtgagactactcacatgggtgtacgacatataGAGAAcaggtctgatcaaccctattacattgtctgcacctcgggccctgcgtaaaggctataagACCAAAATTTATgtggggaccaccgtactagtgctacccaaaccctgcattaaagacgctacgagctaaatacatGCGGGGGGCATGATGTACACTacaaagtactgtaatcagatgctgacggctgatatgcagggagcaaatgtgcgaaaaaACAGGTTAGCACCCAAACTTAAgacttatccagacgtggaaagtagtgtgtctaGTGTGAAGTCTCTCCGCGGGGCAGGCCCACAccagaccacagtaagtctgagcgtgactttttctgcagaaaggtagagtgcagcattgagattcatgagagtggcctatacctccggggAGCAGAGTGCGGTTTCTGAATAACAGATAGGTAGTGGTGATAAAaggacttttcaagggtccctatcaaatgaagtagtatatgagatgtcgaatcaatcctaagtgatttcaatgcactgagaatacaaatccatgcttaatctaagttCAATCAGGTTTTGAATGATGATatgaactagaactatgctaaaatgcagtaaagaaacaagctttcaatcaatcaaggacaataggactcatggggctaggcatttgactttaagtgattaagatccaatctaagagtggcaaactttcaatcaaaaTACTTCCTTAAAtctagaacactgaaataagcaagctctatggtcaagaagaatgcttatttgctttaatcaactagacatcaaaggtctttgagcctaaaagatctaagcaatcattagggatgagtctattaactatctaaactccattaacacaatggtctttgtgtaaggcaagtttagagcaagctctacttggttcagacatttcatcaaacaccttgtgcgtgggaaatgtctagagctctagattAAAGAGGTCAACTTAAATCTAGCATTAAGAgtagtagacaagcaaggaaacaaaagatctaacactaaacaccctagatcttcacttaatcaccctagcccatgaatccaaaaggtaactactcactaatagacatgaataacccaaaacccatggatgattgaaggttaatcatacttagtggtcaagattgatcaataaacacaagagatagagatgaaaagaagctaaagatttaatctttcaccaaaatagcaATGTGTTTAGAGAGAAAACAAGATATCCCTCAAAATTAGGTCTAAAGGGTATTTATAGAAGTCTAAAAACGAgatgggtcaacccaacaatCTTTGGTCAACCCAATAAAAAGCAGTCTTTTTCGCCCGTAACGACCTTGCTTCCCGCTACAGGTAGGTCGCTACAGAACTCTTCAACTCTTCAGGATCTGTAGCGACTTTGCAAGTCGCTATGGTGGTCGCTACGCTCACTCGGGTGGCCTCCTAGCGACGTGATCATGTCGCTACGCAGAGGTCGCTACAGACACTTAGTCATTTCTTGGGTTCTGGCTTCTCCCATCATAGCGACTTGTTAAGTTGCTACGCACGTCGCTATGATGGCTCGGGTTGCGTCTTAACGACCAGGCGAGGTCGCTATGCTGATGTCGCTACAGGGTTGATATGCCTCCAttagattgatcataactccttcaatACAGATCCAAATGATTTGAAACCACCTCCATTAGAAATCTAACTCAATTTACGTTGTCTTCCCAGAATTTGAGcttcaaaagatatctttaaggccttcatccatgttcatctttcacccttttgactcaaaacccctcaaatgtctccaaagtcaccaacaagcatctccaatatctgatagagacaaatgtaatgcaatgcaacctaaatgcaCTCTAAATGCATGCAAAGGAACAATATAAGGGCTAGAATGaagcttaaaaacatgtaaatacacaagatatcaactcccccacactagtcctttacttgtccacaagtaaactttcaaaaaactAATGTAGAGAGGTTTGAAGGTGGGAGCACATAAGCAAAAGAAACACTTAGATcactcaacttgacatcctaaagaaacatagcaaatagcatgagcaaactctcttattatactctagcttctctaggcctatcaatGCTCTTATACCCttacacaagatgcaatactcatcaaccaacaagtctTCTTAACCAGCCCTCAcattgattcacacacacacacaaggtgaattctcacaaatgggcacatgatctcaatcatttggctaggTGATCAAATGGTCTAATATGGATGAAAAAGGAGGGTTCAATGCATCATTTTAAGGTGGTAATCACTCAAGAatcaaggagcttgatcattatgcaaaatttatctaagactaGGAGCAATTCATGCATACATGGATTCATCCAAATCATTCTACCCATTCCTAAGTAATTACAAATTCTACACCCCTTTCATTCATCCCATACCCCAAAATAACAAACACTCACATCACTCACCTAATGAACAACTCTCTTTTCTTATGATTTAATCACTAAGGACCTGTTATTCTCTTTTCTAAGCtcaaaactctttttattttcccttcCCGCTATCTTTTtgaatcttctttttcttttcttttttttttgttctttttttgttcttttttgttcttttttaatataGGGAGAAGGTCTCAAACAATACAAACaagagctttcttttctttctattctaGGTTCTTAGGgcttttctttctcataacACTCTATTGCTCATCTTTCTCACACTCCAAACCCAAAACATTAAACCTTTAAGAAACATACACCCACTCACcatcctagaagctagctcaaatgatgaccctatgctagcaagagatgggaacaaatccatgtcgctcccaatactctcaagattttgcacatgacaaacTATCAAAATAGGCCTCACTCATGCAAATCAATGTAGGCTTCAAAGAATGGTAAGGGTTTTAGGGTAAGGGAgtgccatttgggttaacaaagagtggTTCAATGgaaaagataacccaaatgtgtatgagatccatgatcaagtatgcaaatgcccgtatgcaagagagattaagttcatttaaCTCAAGATTCAGGTTGGAGCTGGTTTCGAGAACAATgccaatatcaagcaagcaaacATGTTTCAggaagagttttcaaggcacgaAGCATGCAAGGCTTTCAAAAGATGCTTAAGCTACTTAATATGTTTAGCTAGGGTGTCAAATTCAGTGCAAACAAGTGTTCTTAACAAGGCATTATCAACAGCTGCTCCATATGCAAGTGAATGCAACATATatgatctagactcaatcctaagaaTGCAAGTGATGCAACTACATGATTCTATATgcacttttcaaaatttttattttttatggtttttctaTGCATTTTGAATGTACAATGCAATGCACGAGACGCATAATcaacaaagcaaacatgatcaaatacttggtacctctcctgtgagggattaaactcacctcctgatttttaggtcaggttaaagtTTATTTGGGAAGAAagcgtgggctgaatcccgtaagaactttaTAGGATGAaagaatgattttattgattcttgataagaattgtttacaaggaatgtttttgagattacaAAGAGATAATAGTGTTTAAGAGCTAATGTGTATGAATCGTAGAGAATGCGGATCCCTTGATTtttgtttgatgtcttctttaaatagcctcaggccccctttggtcgctaccaactggttcccgagatctcctccgtgacttgagggatttgtaacagctcccctttgaccgggtcctgcgcctatttatttgtccacgagctacctctttgacagggtcctgcgcctgtttacttgtcaacgagctgcctcttttccttgacctctctgatgaacatctccagctcacagcctctggatctgacttagctgtttttgaagattgaattaatgatgggcctttcgcggcccgttatcatttcttattgtctattactagctagggggtcatatttgggcccaacagttgcccccagctttcgagataagattccttatctcggaagctagacccagccgccgagcatcaatctttttgttgagatctcgagcaacagttatctttattgaagatttcatttgcttaatctgatggctacgattgcgtatgaaaaggcgcaagtatccgacttctcggccagcaagcttcccattcctcaattctcagagaattcaggtactttcgagattaacatgtttaatctatccttttccGAAGAGTATGGTCaaacttaggtttggtgggccctgattcagctccagtcgagacgtcccagatgggcgatgacaaggaggcagatgagggagatccagccaaagaaagtgatccagtcgagggagacaaggatgtcgggatgagctcccgtgataatgatgtctaagagctgcggctctttttgaattgtaatgttgcttttcatgacttttgcccaatgggctttgtttacgtttcagacttatagcctgaggaggcttttaaaccttagggtcttctgaaccctcgttagcctggggaggcttttaaacccttttattcaaatttcggttttgtttttcgtattaagtcatttgacttggtttgatcgtttcttggatgagattgacttttgtcaagtggaagtttcggttaggacatgtatcgtgattatCATATACAATGTCTAATGACTTATCAGGTTTCGAAGATTTCGAGTGTATTCGATTAtgaggatccttagaaggagttcctgaaatatTGAGATTAGCTCCGGGTTTTTAGGGACCTGAGCTACCCTGAAGACCttaggagggggttcatgggaacctgaattcgtttgtgggattttaagacccattgaagtttgcttaggattttaagaccttttgagatttgataaggattttaagaccttttgagatttgataaggattttaagac contains these protein-coding regions:
- the LOC130508553 gene encoding uncharacterized protein LOC130508553, yielding MAALSRFISRLTDKSHAFFETLKDPKDFQWTDKCEQTLSDLKDYLTTPPLLSKPLEGEVLLLYLAVSEHAVSAVLVREEGRKQHCIYYVSKSLLDAETRYNHLEKLALALVNAARKLRHYFKAHQIVVVTSFPIKAVLHKPEVSGRLAKWAIELGEYDVIFRPATAIKSQVLADFVAEFSPVMLPALEQEVKLRDSEGEKGEWTLYVDWSTPRHPQSNGQAESTNKTVVNMLKKCLEDAHGRWAEELHRVLWVYRTTPKTATQETSFSLVYCAEAVIPTEVHIRTTVSEFLSEEENNELMSLSLDLLDEKREAARLINVSYQLKVAKSYNKKVRYSTF